One Candidatus Saccharibacteria bacterium RAAC3_TM7_1 genomic region harbors:
- a CDS encoding carboxyl-terminal protease (RAAC3_TM7_1_564) gives MKQKVELSRNILLLAGLVVLAVGFVAGTRSEQIYGAVGPLLGFRVDTSKLDLSSVQHTYQALKTHYNGSLNTDKLIAGANKGLVEAIGDPYTVYMDSKEAAQFNDELSGDIGGGIGAEIGLRGKQPTIIRTLPDNPAVKAGLRAGDVITAVNDEPMVGQSVEKTVKAIKGEAGTTVKIAVIRAGENRTFTMTRQIINNPSVTSEVKDGVGIMTISRFDEGTVSLARKAASAFKAQNVKGVVVDLRGNGGGYLDAAPGVAGLWLKNDKTVVSVRGNGGNETYKAEGEPVLAGVKSIVLVDGNTASAAEIVAGALQQQGVATLLGQKTFGKGTVQEIIPLGDGSQLKVTIKRWYLPKGQNITGDGIQPDIKVELTQQDLDRGHDRQIERAKQLLVR, from the coding sequence ATGAAACAAAAGGTAGAATTGTCTCGCAATATCTTGCTGCTAGCGGGATTGGTGGTTTTGGCGGTTGGCTTTGTGGCCGGTACACGCAGTGAACAAATCTATGGTGCAGTTGGACCGCTCCTCGGTTTCCGTGTTGATACCAGTAAGCTGGATCTTTCATCGGTTCAGCATACCTATCAGGCGCTAAAAACGCACTACAACGGTTCACTCAATACAGACAAGCTCATTGCCGGTGCCAATAAGGGACTCGTCGAGGCTATCGGTGATCCGTATACCGTTTATATGGACAGCAAAGAAGCTGCTCAGTTCAATGATGAGCTGTCCGGTGACATCGGTGGTGGGATCGGTGCAGAAATTGGCCTGAGAGGCAAGCAGCCGACCATTATCCGTACGCTACCTGACAACCCAGCGGTAAAGGCTGGCCTAAGGGCTGGTGATGTCATTACGGCTGTCAATGATGAGCCGATGGTGGGCCAGAGTGTGGAAAAGACCGTCAAGGCAATTAAAGGCGAGGCGGGTACGACGGTAAAGATAGCGGTCATAAGAGCCGGCGAGAATCGAACATTTACGATGACACGCCAGATTATCAATAATCCAAGCGTGACGAGCGAGGTGAAAGACGGTGTCGGTATTATGACAATCAGCCGTTTTGATGAAGGTACTGTCAGTCTGGCTCGCAAAGCCGCCAGCGCCTTTAAGGCGCAAAACGTCAAAGGCGTTGTCGTCGATCTACGCGGCAATGGCGGCGGCTACTTAGACGCAGCGCCTGGTGTCGCCGGTCTATGGCTGAAAAATGACAAAACCGTCGTCAGTGTCCGCGGTAATGGTGGCAACGAAACCTACAAAGCCGAGGGTGAGCCGGTATTAGCCGGAGTGAAATCGATCGTCTTGGTTGATGGTAATACCGCGAGCGCCGCTGAGATTGTCGCTGGCGCACTTCAGCAGCAGGGGGTCGCCACACTATTAGGCCAAAAAACTTTTGGTAAAGGGACGGTTCAAGAGATTATCCCACTCGGCGACGGTAGTCAGCTAAAAGTTACGATTAAACGCTGGTATCTACCGAAGGGGCAGAATATTACTGGAGACGGCATTCAGCCGGACATAAAGGTTGAGTTGACTCAGCAGGATCTTGATAGGGGACACGATAGGCAGATTGAACGGGCAAAGCAGTTGCTCGTACGGTAA